Proteins from a genomic interval of Tenacibaculum sp. SZ-18:
- a CDS encoding AMP-binding protein — protein MDFSQIHSSFKLNGIRFNSKADLIEYVKTSFSSTHDFFVNWFNDEDYLIVQTSGSTGKPKPIKLLKEQMINSALATGAFFEIKENTTALLCMSVDYIAGKMMLVRAMVLGWDLDIFNAVSNPLSLTDKNYHFSAMVPLQLEKSLDQIERIDKLIVGGGVVSESLKSKILKVKTEIFATYGMTETITHIAVKKLNQLKERPSFYKVLPNVKIYIDQRNCLMINAPLVANEIVLTNDVVQLVSENEFEWLGRYDNVINSGGIKLHPEKIEHKLSKLIQNRFFTVGIKDERLGEKLVLVIENNATEINSEEVIKRINEFPEIKKYEVPKEIYFVKSFIETETKKVQRRKTMDLVLNTSKK, from the coding sequence ATGGATTTTAGTCAGATTCATTCAAGTTTTAAATTAAACGGAATTAGATTCAATTCCAAGGCCGATTTAATTGAGTATGTTAAAACGTCATTTTCTTCTACCCATGACTTTTTTGTGAATTGGTTCAATGATGAAGATTATTTGATAGTACAAACATCAGGTTCTACGGGAAAACCAAAACCAATTAAATTACTAAAAGAGCAGATGATAAATTCTGCTTTAGCTACAGGAGCGTTTTTTGAAATTAAGGAAAACACGACAGCTTTACTTTGTATGTCTGTAGATTATATTGCGGGTAAAATGATGTTAGTAAGAGCTATGGTTTTAGGCTGGGATTTAGATATATTTAATGCAGTTTCGAATCCACTATCACTTACGGATAAGAATTATCACTTTTCAGCAATGGTTCCGCTACAATTAGAAAAATCTTTAGACCAAATAGAAAGAATTGATAAATTGATAGTTGGTGGAGGAGTAGTTTCAGAAAGTTTAAAAAGCAAGATTTTAAAAGTTAAAACCGAGATTTTTGCGACCTATGGAATGACGGAAACAATTACTCATATTGCTGTAAAAAAGTTAAATCAATTAAAGGAAAGGCCTTCATTTTATAAAGTTCTACCAAATGTAAAAATATATATCGATCAAAGAAATTGTTTAATGATTAATGCTCCTTTGGTTGCAAATGAAATTGTTCTGACGAATGATGTTGTTCAATTAGTTTCTGAAAATGAATTTGAATGGCTTGGAAGGTATGATAATGTCATAAATTCAGGCGGAATTAAACTCCACCCTGAAAAAATAGAGCATAAGCTTTCTAAACTAATTCAAAACAGATTTTTTACTGTTGGTATTAAAGATGAAAGGTTAGGAGAGAAGTTAGTTTTAGTTATTGAAAATAATGCGACTGAAATTAACTCAGAAGAAGTTATTAAGAGAATCAATGAATTTCCCGAAATCAAAAAATATGAAGTTCCGAAAGAGATATATTTTGTGAAAAGTTTCATAGAAACTGAAACAAAAAAAGTCCAACGTAGAAAAACCATGGATTTAGTATTGAATACTTCGAAGAAGTAA
- a CDS encoding APC family permease: MDKKIGLKEAISIGIGGMVGGGIFAVLGLAVSLAKGGTPLAFLFAGILALITSYSYVNLSLKYPDRGGTVKFINQGFGKTIFSGGINNLLWISYIIMLSLYASAFGSYAPNLFELTQDKTIDSHIYASSIVVLATAINYYSITVVGKIESLAVIIKLVILVSFIFIGVYGLIGNPNIAQLSITNWEKPINLFAGGMVIFVAYEGFELIANAAPDIENPKKNIPRAYYYSVIFVIILYIIIALVTVGSLPFAKIAAAEDYVLAEAAEPMLGKVGFSIITVAALISTFSAINASLYGGSKVNYEIAEDDELPHHFLAKIWNQPIGLMVTAAATLILVNILNLQSISTAGSVGFLIIFGMVNLVGYRLSKEINSNKTISLIGFILCIIATVVLIIQQYTSNTVGVIIAIVLTSFCFLMEWLYKKTEKK; this comes from the coding sequence ATGGATAAAAAAATAGGTTTAAAAGAAGCAATATCTATTGGTATTGGTGGAATGGTTGGTGGTGGAATTTTCGCAGTACTAGGTCTTGCTGTATCTCTTGCGAAAGGAGGAACGCCATTAGCCTTCTTATTTGCTGGTATTTTAGCATTGATAACTTCTTACAGTTACGTCAATCTTTCATTAAAATATCCTGACAGAGGTGGAACTGTTAAATTCATCAACCAAGGTTTTGGTAAAACAATATTTAGTGGCGGAATTAATAATTTGTTATGGATAAGTTATATCATAATGCTATCATTGTACGCCTCTGCATTCGGGTCTTATGCACCAAACTTATTTGAGCTAACTCAAGACAAAACAATTGATTCACATATTTATGCAAGTTCTATTGTTGTGTTAGCTACAGCAATTAATTATTATAGTATCACTGTCGTTGGAAAAATAGAATCGTTAGCTGTAATTATTAAATTAGTAATTTTAGTCTCATTTATTTTCATTGGTGTTTATGGTTTAATTGGGAATCCAAATATTGCTCAATTATCAATCACAAATTGGGAAAAACCAATAAATTTATTTGCTGGTGGTATGGTTATTTTTGTGGCTTATGAAGGTTTTGAACTTATCGCAAATGCAGCACCCGATATCGAAAATCCTAAAAAGAATATTCCACGAGCTTATTACTATTCTGTAATTTTTGTAATAATCTTATATATTATTATAGCACTAGTAACAGTGGGGTCACTTCCGTTCGCAAAAATAGCTGCAGCAGAAGATTATGTTCTTGCAGAAGCCGCAGAACCAATGTTAGGAAAAGTTGGATTTTCCATTATTACCGTTGCAGCTTTAATTTCAACTTTTTCTGCAATTAATGCATCTCTTTATGGCGGCAGTAAAGTAAATTATGAGATTGCAGAAGATGATGAATTACCACATCATTTTTTAGCAAAAATTTGGAATCAGCCAATTGGTTTAATGGTCACAGCAGCAGCAACTTTAATTCTAGTTAATATACTTAACTTACAAAGTATATCAACAGCGGGAAGTGTTGGTTTCTTAATCATTTTTGGCATGGTTAACCTAGTTGGATATCGATTATCCAAAGAAATCAATAGCAATAAAACAATATCTTTAATAGGTTTTATTTTATGTATAATTGCTACAGTAGTATTAATTATTCAACAATATACTTCAAATACTGTAGGTGTAATAATTGCAATTGTTCTTACTAGTTTTTGTTTTTTAATGGAGTGGCTGTATAAAAAAACAGAAAAGAAATAA
- a CDS encoding YfbK domain-containing protein — translation MMKREILLFFLCCLSILQAQQKKVTGTVSDKHFPIPGVSVYIKGTNIGTSTNMEGKYSIKASANDVLIFSLIGMKTKQEKVGKRTVINVLLEESDATLDEVVISTASNLRSRKNKVYASIASQMAMGNTMSYDSDQKQIRDKKTSPLFIVDGIPVKANSQVILNKLDPKEIKAVEVLKGNNAIELYGPKGKNGCVIITTKKGNFQIEENDSYAKITENPFKNVVASPLSTFSIDVDKASYSNIRRMINNGEVVKEDAVKIEEMINYFDYNYPQPQGKHPFSITTEFIKTPWNTETKLLKIGLQGKTYENKDLPPSNLTFLIDVSGSMGEPNKLPLLKKAFKLLVNQLREEDRVSIVVYAGAAGVVLEPTSGRNKEKIFTALNNLNSGGSTAGGEGIELAYKLAEKNFKKRGNNRVILATDGDFNVGRSSNKAMEELIEQKRKSGVFLSVLGFAYGNYKDDKLEILADKGNGNHAYIDTMQEAQKVFGKEFGGTLYTIAKDVKIQVEFNPNKAKAYRLIGYENRLLNDEDFIDDTKDAGELGSGHSVTALYEVIPVGVDSKYLNKIHDLKYTNNKDNSYQDELLTVKFRYKKPDGKKSIEMERVVKDKTVKPTSDMNFASSVALFGMYLRKSQFMNDANLEDVIKLAAKGKGQDEYGYRSEFIRLVKTYSDFK, via the coding sequence ATGATGAAAAGAGAAATATTACTTTTTTTCCTTTGTTGTTTATCAATTCTTCAGGCACAACAAAAAAAAGTTACAGGTACAGTTTCGGATAAACATTTCCCAATTCCAGGAGTAAGTGTATACATAAAAGGAACAAATATTGGAACTAGTACAAATATGGAAGGAAAATATTCGATAAAGGCTTCAGCTAATGATGTATTGATTTTTTCTTTAATTGGTATGAAAACAAAGCAAGAAAAAGTAGGTAAAAGAACCGTAATTAACGTTCTTTTAGAGGAAAGCGATGCAACTTTAGATGAAGTAGTAATTTCAACAGCTTCAAATTTAAGATCTCGTAAAAATAAAGTTTATGCAAGTATTGCTAGTCAAATGGCTATGGGTAATACTATGAGTTATGATTCGGATCAAAAACAAATTAGAGACAAAAAGACGTCTCCTTTATTTATCGTTGATGGTATTCCTGTGAAAGCTAATTCTCAGGTAATATTAAATAAGTTAGATCCGAAAGAGATAAAGGCTGTAGAAGTTTTGAAGGGTAATAATGCAATTGAACTTTATGGACCCAAAGGAAAAAATGGGTGTGTAATTATTACTACAAAAAAAGGAAACTTTCAAATAGAAGAGAATGACTCTTATGCTAAAATAACCGAGAATCCTTTTAAAAATGTGGTTGCTTCTCCATTGTCTACTTTCTCAATAGATGTAGATAAAGCTTCTTATAGTAATATAAGAAGAATGATAAATAATGGTGAGGTCGTAAAAGAAGATGCTGTGAAAATTGAAGAAATGATTAATTATTTCGATTATAATTATCCACAACCTCAAGGGAAACATCCTTTTTCTATAACTACAGAGTTTATTAAAACACCATGGAATACTGAAACGAAACTTTTAAAAATCGGATTACAAGGAAAAACATATGAGAATAAAGATTTACCTCCATCAAACCTTACTTTTCTAATCGATGTTTCTGGATCAATGGGAGAACCTAATAAATTACCATTATTAAAGAAGGCTTTTAAGTTATTAGTGAATCAATTAAGAGAAGAAGATAGGGTTTCAATTGTTGTTTATGCAGGGGCAGCAGGTGTTGTATTAGAGCCAACTTCGGGAAGAAATAAAGAAAAAATTTTCACGGCCTTGAATAATTTAAATTCGGGAGGTTCCACAGCAGGTGGAGAAGGAATTGAATTAGCGTACAAATTAGCAGAAAAGAACTTTAAAAAGAGAGGTAATAATAGAGTTATTTTGGCTACAGATGGAGATTTTAATGTAGGAAGAAGTTCGAATAAAGCTATGGAAGAATTGATTGAGCAAAAGAGAAAATCAGGAGTTTTCTTGTCTGTTTTAGGTTTTGCTTACGGAAATTACAAGGATGATAAGCTTGAAATTTTAGCAGATAAAGGAAATGGAAATCATGCCTACATTGACACAATGCAAGAAGCTCAAAAAGTTTTTGGAAAAGAGTTCGGTGGAACTTTATATACTATTGCAAAGGATGTTAAAATTCAAGTTGAGTTTAATCCGAATAAGGCAAAAGCCTATCGATTAATTGGGTATGAAAACAGATTGTTGAATGATGAAGATTTTATTGATGATACCAAAGATGCTGGTGAGTTAGGAAGTGGTCACTCTGTAACAGCTTTATATGAAGTAATTCCCGTTGGTGTAGATAGTAAGTATTTAAATAAAATTCATGATTTAAAGTATACGAATAATAAGGACAATTCTTATCAAGACGAATTACTTACTGTAAAGTTTAGGTATAAAAAACCTGATGGTAAAAAAAGTATTGAGATGGAAAGAGTAGTAAAAGATAAAACAGTAAAGCCAACTTCTGACATGAATTTTGCTTCGTCTGTTGCATTATTCGGAATGTACTTAAGGAAATCTCAATTTATGAACGATGCGAATTTGGAGGATGTAATTAAACTTGCCGCAAAAGGTAAAGGCCAAGACGAGTATGGTTATAGAAGTGAGTTTATACGACTCGTTAAAACCTACAGCGATTTTAAATAG
- a CDS encoding metal-dependent hydrolase → MKITFYGHACFGIELNNTHILIDPFITGNPAASHVDIDQIKADYILVTHAHQDHILDVEAIAKNTGATIVSNYEIYMYYTAKDLKAHPLNHGGTFKTDSFSAKYVNAVHTSSFPDGSYGGQPGGFVITSEEKSLYVAGDTAVTMDMKLIPMTTQLTASILPIGDNFTMGVDDAIITTDLVACDKVIGCHFNTFPPIEINVEDAKKKFERAGKELIIVEIGESIEL, encoded by the coding sequence ATGAAAATAACATTTTATGGTCATGCCTGTTTTGGTATTGAACTTAATAATACACATATTTTAATTGATCCTTTTATTACAGGAAATCCGGCAGCCTCACATGTAGATATTGATCAAATTAAAGCTGATTATATTTTAGTAACCCATGCGCATCAAGATCATATTCTTGATGTCGAAGCTATTGCAAAAAATACAGGAGCAACAATTGTTTCGAATTATGAAATATACATGTACTACACAGCTAAAGATTTAAAAGCACATCCTTTAAATCATGGAGGTACTTTTAAAACAGATTCGTTCTCAGCGAAATATGTAAATGCAGTACACACATCATCTTTTCCGGATGGGAGCTATGGAGGTCAGCCAGGAGGTTTTGTCATTACTTCTGAAGAAAAATCATTATACGTTGCAGGAGATACGGCAGTTACAATGGATATGAAGTTAATTCCAATGACAACTCAATTAACTGCTTCTATTTTACCGATTGGAGACAATTTTACGATGGGAGTTGATGATGCCATTATAACTACTGATTTGGTGGCTTGTGATAAAGTCATTGGATGTCATTTTAATACTTTTCCTCCAATTGAAATTAATGTGGAGGATGCAAAGAAGAAATTTGAAAGAGCAGGTAAGGAGCTTATTATTGTCGAAATTGGTGAATCTATTGAATTATAA
- a CDS encoding o-succinylbenzoate synthase → MIQAEFYKYILEFKTPSGTSRGVLRTKETFFLILSKDGKEGIGECGLFRGLSIDDRPDYEEKLQWVCDHINLGLQELLKSTIEFPSIQFGLEQAFLSLNSSNKFHLFPSDFVAYESPISINGLVWMGDKKFMKDQIQEKLEQGFSCIKMKIGAIDFDEELRLLNYIREQFSEKEIELRVDANGAFSPMEALQKLEKLSQFKLHSIEQPIKQGQYEAMAKLCKETPLPIALDEELIGVFLNKDKKELLEYIKPQYIILKPSLVGGFVGSKEWIDISESNNIGWWITSALESNIGLNAIAQWTYTLKNHMPQGLGTGGLFTNNFDSPLFVNQGSLQYSSQDKWNFNLS, encoded by the coding sequence TTGATTCAAGCTGAATTTTACAAGTATATTTTAGAGTTCAAAACTCCTAGTGGAACTTCAAGAGGTGTCTTAAGAACTAAAGAGACTTTTTTTTTAATTTTAAGTAAAGATGGAAAAGAAGGAATTGGAGAATGCGGCTTATTTCGTGGTTTAAGTATTGATGATAGACCCGATTATGAGGAGAAATTGCAATGGGTTTGTGATCATATTAATTTAGGTTTACAAGAACTTTTAAAATCAACCATCGAATTTCCATCAATTCAATTTGGATTAGAACAAGCTTTTTTATCTCTAAACAGTTCGAATAAATTCCATTTATTTCCTTCAGATTTTGTTGCTTATGAATCTCCAATTTCAATTAATGGCTTAGTATGGATGGGAGATAAAAAATTCATGAAAGACCAAATTCAAGAAAAATTAGAACAAGGGTTTTCATGTATTAAAATGAAAATAGGAGCTATTGACTTTGATGAAGAATTACGATTATTAAATTATATTCGTGAACAGTTTTCAGAGAAAGAAATTGAATTAAGAGTCGATGCAAATGGGGCTTTTTCTCCAATGGAAGCACTTCAGAAATTAGAAAAATTATCCCAATTTAAATTACATTCAATTGAGCAACCGATAAAGCAAGGTCAATACGAAGCGATGGCAAAACTTTGTAAGGAAACACCGTTACCTATTGCTTTAGACGAAGAATTAATAGGTGTGTTTTTGAACAAGGATAAAAAGGAATTACTAGAGTATATTAAACCACAATACATTATTTTGAAACCTAGTTTGGTTGGTGGTTTCGTTGGAAGTAAAGAATGGATAGATATCTCTGAAAGTAATAATATCGGATGGTGGATAACTTCAGCACTCGAAAGTAACATTGGTTTGAATGCAATAGCTCAATGGACATATACTTTAAAGAATCATATGCCACAGGGTTTGGGAACTGGAGGTTTATTTACAAATAATTTTGATAGCCCTCTTTTTGTTAATCAAGGAAGTTTGCAATACAGTTCTCAAGATAAATGGAACTTTAATTTAAGTTAA
- a CDS encoding MutS-related protein, translating to MIKDIIFPIKQTFSNLKLNRNKEINQRLKESFGRLKDSSFDFESIEKYFRKKDNSKVHQVLSDKTCNDLDFDDLFMFLDRTNSKVGQQYFYNNLRTIKVNEKQTKLNEEIITELSENPELRISIQKKLEKLKHQDAYYICSLFQEEHLNPPNWFIVLKLLSFASLASLILSFLNPIFFIVLLGVFCVNFVLHYWNKNNLFQYVGSIPQLLKLNNVASHLFTNPLFKKLDPDLTKSIKLINEVKNRMSFFSLEAKLQGEFEIIAWFIFEIFKTMFLLEPLLLFGILKRLNSKREEIESVFRFVGHIDMLISIASLRSGLEVFCLPIITNGDNIIAKDISHPLIFKCTTNNINIGEKSILLTGSNMSGKTSFIRAIGLNVITGFTINTCFAKSMTFPLLKVFSAIRISDDLMNDKSYYFEEVLTIKEMLKESLSGNKNLFLLDELFKGTNTVERISAGKSVLSALTKEKSKILVSTHDIELTDMLSDEFELYHFSETVNDNNVGFDYKLKTGKLKNRNAIRILEINDYPKEVVKEAIEIANDLDKTYFIKNNTGNTI from the coding sequence ATGATTAAAGACATAATATTTCCAATTAAACAAACTTTTTCTAATCTAAAATTAAATAGAAATAAAGAGATAAATCAAAGGTTAAAAGAATCTTTTGGAAGGTTGAAAGATAGTAGTTTTGATTTTGAGAGTATTGAAAAATACTTCAGAAAAAAAGACAATTCAAAAGTACATCAAGTATTATCAGACAAGACATGTAATGACTTGGATTTTGATGACTTATTTATGTTTCTTGACAGAACTAATTCAAAAGTTGGTCAACAATACTTTTATAATAATCTTCGGACAATAAAAGTAAATGAAAAGCAAACCAAGTTGAACGAAGAAATAATAACTGAATTATCAGAAAATCCTGAATTACGAATTTCAATTCAAAAAAAGCTTGAAAAGCTAAAACATCAAGATGCATATTATATATGCTCTTTATTTCAAGAAGAACATCTAAATCCACCAAATTGGTTTATAGTACTAAAACTATTGTCATTTGCTAGTTTAGCATCACTCATTTTGAGCTTTTTAAACCCTATATTTTTCATAGTTCTATTAGGTGTATTTTGCGTGAATTTTGTACTTCATTATTGGAATAAAAATAACTTATTTCAATATGTAGGTTCAATTCCTCAGCTTCTAAAACTTAATAATGTTGCATCACATTTATTTACCAACCCATTATTTAAAAAATTGGATCCTGACTTAACAAAGTCAATAAAGCTAATAAATGAAGTTAAGAATAGGATGTCTTTTTTCTCACTAGAAGCCAAACTTCAAGGAGAATTTGAAATCATAGCTTGGTTTATATTTGAAATTTTTAAAACAATGTTTTTGCTTGAGCCTTTATTATTGTTTGGTATTTTAAAAAGGCTGAATTCGAAAAGAGAAGAAATAGAAAGCGTTTTCAGGTTTGTTGGGCATATTGATATGCTAATTTCCATAGCATCTTTAAGAAGCGGACTTGAAGTATTCTGCTTACCAATTATTACAAATGGAGATAATATAATTGCTAAAGATATAAGTCATCCTTTAATTTTTAAATGCACAACGAACAATATAAATATTGGTGAAAAATCCATACTTCTAACAGGCTCAAATATGTCTGGAAAAACATCTTTTATTCGCGCAATTGGACTGAATGTAATAACAGGATTTACAATTAATACTTGTTTTGCAAAATCAATGACTTTTCCATTGTTAAAGGTGTTTTCGGCTATAAGAATAAGTGATGACTTAATGAACGATAAAAGTTACTATTTTGAAGAAGTCTTAACCATTAAGGAGATGCTTAAAGAGAGTTTAAGTGGAAATAAAAATTTATTCCTTTTAGATGAATTATTTAAAGGAACCAATACAGTAGAACGAATTTCCGCTGGAAAATCAGTATTATCTGCTCTAACAAAAGAAAAGAGTAAAATATTGGTTTCAACTCACGACATAGAACTAACGGATATGCTTTCAGATGAATTTGAACTATACCATTTTAGCGAAACAGTAAATGACAATAATGTAGGTTTTGATTATAAACTGAAAACAGGAAAATTAAAAAATAGAAATGCCATTAGAATACTGGAAATTAATGATTATCCAAAAGAAGTTGTTAAAGAAGCAATCGAAATTGCCAATGATTTAGATAAAACATATTTTATAAAAAACAATACTGGCAACACCATATAA
- a CDS encoding DUF6090 family protein gives MIKPFRNIRQNLLSEGKTIKYLKYAVGEIILVVIGILIALQVNNWNQNEQLKKDELRILKSMQKSIKINIDEFDQTLNNQIQRNGSLQEVKNMYILLLNKMGNVIAKGKSLKSEYHSLVTDLENEIENNEGTTPSKLL, from the coding sequence ATGATAAAACCTTTTAGAAATATTAGACAAAACTTGCTTTCGGAAGGAAAAACTATAAAATATTTGAAATATGCAGTCGGTGAAATTATACTTGTCGTTATTGGGATTTTAATTGCACTCCAAGTAAATAATTGGAATCAAAATGAACAGTTGAAAAAAGATGAATTAAGGATTTTAAAAAGCATGCAAAAGTCAATAAAAATTAATATTGATGAGTTTGATCAAACTCTCAATAATCAAATTCAACGAAATGGAAGTCTACAAGAAGTTAAGAATATGTACATATTGCTTCTTAACAAGATGGGTAATGTTATAGCAAAAGGTAAGAGTTTAAAATCAGAATATCATAGTTTAGTTACAGATTTGGAGAATGAAATAGAAAATAACGAAGGCACAACACCATCTAAACTGCTTTAA
- a CDS encoding GNAT family N-acetyltransferase: MEFIQRTALLEPEKLEVFDLWNNEYPDKLSFNSIKEFDAYLNELNEQSHLLLINQERKVKGWYFDFKRDNEKWFAIILDSKLHGKGFGTKILELAKQKENELNGWVIDHNKNKKKNGELYISPLNFYLKNGFRKLTANRLELDKISAVKVKWKNVNS; the protein is encoded by the coding sequence ATGGAATTCATCCAACGTACAGCACTATTGGAACCTGAAAAGCTTGAGGTTTTTGATTTATGGAACAACGAATATCCTGATAAGCTATCTTTTAATTCAATTAAAGAATTTGATGCATACCTCAATGAACTGAATGAACAAAGTCATCTACTTTTAATTAATCAAGAACGGAAAGTTAAGGGTTGGTATTTTGACTTTAAGCGAGATAACGAAAAATGGTTTGCAATTATTTTAGACTCAAAGCTTCACGGAAAAGGATTTGGAACTAAAATTCTTGAACTCGCAAAACAGAAAGAAAATGAATTAAATGGTTGGGTAATTGATCATAATAAAAACAAAAAGAAAAATGGTGAATTATATATTTCACCATTGAATTTTTATCTAAAAAATGGATTTCGAAAATTGACGGCAAATAGATTAGAGTTAGACAAAATTTCTGCTGTAAAAGTAAAATGGAAGAATGTAAATAGCTAG
- a CDS encoding CPBP family intramembrane glutamic endopeptidase produces MNYIQQAYKGDIGFWKYLIIPVIFIGIVILNMITIDMFDIDQAEIIRNDIAEKGENRVLIESLATFVVFLAALLLWVKYVHRQSITSLTTSRKKIDWKRVFFAFSVWGFMTVVFVIYGYYTDPASLQWNFEPNKFLGLLVIGILMIPLQTSFEEYLFRGYLLQGIGAKFKSRLIPLIITSVIFGLLHIANPEVGKLGNIVMIYYIGTGFFLGMITLLDEGLELALGFHAANNLIGALLITADWTAFQTNSIFKDLSEPDVYFDIIIPVVVFYPLLLLFFAKKYNWSNWKEKLTGSIEKPVNNQENQIEGLA; encoded by the coding sequence ATGAATTACATACAACAAGCATACAAAGGTGATATAGGATTTTGGAAATATTTGATAATTCCAGTAATATTTATTGGGATCGTAATTTTAAATATGATCACCATTGATATGTTTGATATTGATCAAGCTGAAATCATTCGTAATGACATAGCAGAAAAAGGAGAGAACAGAGTACTTATTGAATCATTAGCTACTTTCGTTGTGTTCCTAGCGGCGCTTTTGTTATGGGTAAAATATGTACATCGTCAGTCGATAACTTCATTAACGACCTCAAGGAAAAAGATAGATTGGAAACGAGTATTTTTTGCTTTTTCTGTTTGGGGTTTTATGACAGTTGTATTTGTTATTTATGGTTATTATACCGATCCGGCATCATTACAATGGAATTTTGAACCTAATAAATTCTTGGGATTGTTAGTAATTGGAATCCTAATGATTCCTTTACAGACAAGTTTTGAAGAGTATTTATTCAGAGGCTACTTACTACAAGGTATCGGTGCGAAATTTAAAAGTAGATTAATACCGTTAATTATTACTTCAGTAATTTTTGGATTACTGCATATTGCGAATCCAGAAGTTGGTAAATTAGGGAATATCGTTATGATTTATTATATAGGAACAGGTTTCTTCTTAGGAATGATAACATTATTAGATGAAGGACTTGAACTTGCTTTAGGCTTTCACGCCGCAAATAATCTTATTGGAGCTCTTTTGATAACTGCAGATTGGACTGCTTTTCAAACAAATTCTATATTTAAAGATCTTTCTGAACCAGATGTCTATTTCGATATTATTATTCCTGTAGTTGTTTTTTATCCACTATTATTATTGTTTTTCGCTAAAAAGTATAATTGGAGTAATTGGAAAGAAAAGCTTACAGGTAGCATTGAAAAACCTGTAAATAATCAAGAAAATCAAATTGAAGGTTTAGCTTAA
- a CDS encoding SRPBCC family protein, which translates to MRRIKIILGIIITIAIIFLSTGLIFKETAYITEVKVNKPIDEVFTLFNDSSQINNWITDLKSIDPIDVKPEKTGSTYKMVVENKNGEEITLQEKIMAYVPNEKVTLFFMADTMLKTDDYTFTFENGVTTISNSSICRGNSYLLSCLFPYFKAVFKKQDQEYLNNFKSFIEKK; encoded by the coding sequence ATGAGGAGAATAAAAATTATTTTAGGAATCATAATTACAATTGCAATTATATTCTTATCAACAGGATTAATTTTTAAAGAAACAGCTTACATAACTGAGGTGAAAGTGAATAAGCCAATCGATGAAGTTTTTACTTTGTTCAATGATAGTTCACAAATTAATAATTGGATTACTGATTTAAAATCGATTGATCCAATTGACGTAAAACCTGAAAAGACCGGAAGTACCTATAAAATGGTAGTTGAAAATAAAAATGGAGAGGAAATAACCTTACAGGAAAAGATTATGGCTTATGTACCTAATGAAAAAGTAACGTTGTTTTTTATGGCGGATACGATGTTGAAAACAGATGATTATACTTTTACATTTGAAAATGGAGTAACAACCATTAGTAACAGTTCCATTTGTAGAGGAAATTCATATTTATTAAGTTGTTTATTTCCTTACTTTAAAGCTGTTTTCAAGAAACAAGACCAAGAATATTTAAATAATTTTAAGTCGTTTATCGAGAAAAAATAG